The following are encoded together in the Capsulimonas corticalis genome:
- a CDS encoding sugar-binding protein, translated as MFRKACGWAAMLSLSLIPYSASAQAQAGKRVSALYTSWDDYYFYAAFQVNDRNVVGVNNTPISQPQQDDDIELFFETDRARAKMRTPRTFQMAVSAAGGSYFSVGVNGKIPKAKVVYTYKYAAKVDGSLNDPSDSDTGYTVEVAIPWAELGVDKAPKDGTTWGFNVISRDRASTAAPSDRFYSLSSAVQSGEDVQDPSKWASIVFTSGGSAPEASDKTVVSPRVVTRFPLINGSVVSGEWPAISRTSFGTKPIEAKAPTAEEEPNTSESPFAAPPPEPIKPPAPPPTPPPTPVVPAPAPVVKAPTGPPTSIELPGGGSIKIVPGGIHTVPGEKTATNDSGTDTRPGRNPLTPKYPAGYTPAAPQVSLTGSLQLTPAKAPALVMAIYRVDYNADSRKAPSQNVWNAQGRTQLIDQPMDGAGPWFSGLRASWHRQQLTELRRAGINVALIRARKDDTLLPKELSALVQALKQMAADGEDYPLIGVCRSGADSADYNDVYSRIPAEFRSSLEMPTDEGHPLPAAYLVYDADGKSDTNGEKLFDGSSVVILSSTDNIATVTPGGAHGAAITSRSGGDAYAASWASAIDAHPAMVVIDSWNDFTHGTEIAPSRQYAQQFVDQTRLKTIAFNGSRQWRAKYLAEAVPRSIQQKRLYQIPIRIENAGSLPWRAGEDYALCPRWYKDGRLYDDSAPRVPLGRNVAPGESITLSVGVVAVNGYGDSLETGDYTLVFDMVQGTDRWFSYASDIPLQVPVTIVKAGDNAETSRQDVTFLSSSTPTVLGAGATYDTAVTLRNDGSAAWPAGKTSLVYKIQRVNGDAVEAVSISDGVPVSAAPVLPGQVVTVPVPVAASAAGKGLAPGEYRLHWYLKPSSADIVTAGTHDEWIQVTDSDSAASFVLSDVPRTASAGKDTEAHLALQNLGSTIWAKTDRKIGYHWYYLDGTEAAWTGGVFSPLTKSVPPNRADGDIVAKFHAPDQPGRYVLAWDVQLPDGSWQSTAPISRGADLYPMIITVTGKNSSTVPVDLTSAANAAGIFGNGAVDGVDFDGKGGALPAEMLPPDASGEPEINALLAPKPSAPLYPAGYYAGQSGAGDKSNHARTFLFPTGKNNVVVCKGQQISLPGGNYKSIHLLAAATGGAPVTATFSPGPSSPSASLPLQDWLQAPTEGTAGWWSPYHIAQGVPTAVPCYLGDYAIALDANVKISTLTLPNDPSIKIVAISLEK; from the coding sequence ATGTTCAGAAAAGCGTGCGGATGGGCGGCGATGCTGTCCCTTTCGCTAATACCCTACTCCGCAAGCGCGCAGGCCCAAGCCGGCAAACGCGTTTCCGCCCTTTACACCAGCTGGGACGACTATTACTTCTACGCGGCGTTTCAAGTCAATGACCGAAACGTCGTCGGAGTGAACAATACCCCGATCTCTCAGCCGCAGCAAGATGACGATATCGAGCTGTTCTTCGAGACGGACCGCGCGCGCGCGAAGATGCGTACGCCGCGCACGTTCCAAATGGCCGTCTCGGCCGCCGGCGGCTCCTACTTCAGCGTAGGCGTCAACGGGAAGATCCCCAAAGCCAAAGTCGTTTACACGTACAAGTACGCCGCCAAAGTCGACGGTTCGCTCAACGATCCTTCGGACAGCGACACGGGATATACGGTCGAAGTGGCGATCCCGTGGGCGGAGCTGGGCGTCGACAAGGCTCCCAAGGACGGAACGACATGGGGATTCAATGTGATCTCCCGCGACCGCGCCTCCACCGCCGCTCCCTCCGATCGATTCTATTCGCTTTCGAGCGCCGTCCAGAGCGGCGAGGATGTGCAGGATCCGTCGAAGTGGGCCAGCATCGTCTTTACCTCCGGCGGCTCCGCCCCGGAAGCGTCCGACAAGACCGTCGTCTCCCCCCGCGTCGTCACCCGCTTCCCGCTGATCAACGGCTCCGTCGTCAGCGGCGAATGGCCCGCCATCTCGCGCACGTCCTTCGGGACCAAGCCGATTGAGGCGAAGGCTCCGACCGCCGAGGAAGAGCCGAACACCAGCGAATCTCCCTTCGCCGCGCCCCCGCCGGAGCCGATCAAGCCGCCGGCGCCGCCTCCGACGCCGCCTCCGACGCCTGTTGTTCCCGCCCCCGCGCCCGTCGTGAAGGCGCCCACCGGCCCGCCGACCTCTATCGAACTGCCTGGCGGCGGCTCGATCAAGATCGTGCCCGGCGGCATCCATACGGTGCCGGGCGAGAAGACGGCGACGAACGACAGCGGTACGGACACCCGGCCCGGACGCAATCCGCTGACGCCAAAGTACCCGGCGGGTTACACGCCCGCCGCGCCGCAGGTCTCCCTGACGGGGTCGCTGCAATTGACGCCCGCCAAGGCGCCCGCCTTGGTCATGGCGATCTACCGCGTGGATTACAACGCCGACAGCCGCAAGGCGCCGTCCCAGAATGTCTGGAACGCGCAGGGCCGCACGCAGCTTATCGATCAGCCGATGGACGGCGCCGGCCCGTGGTTCTCCGGCCTGCGCGCCTCCTGGCATCGCCAGCAGCTGACCGAGCTGCGCCGCGCCGGAATCAATGTCGCGCTGATCCGCGCCCGTAAGGACGATACGCTGCTGCCCAAAGAGCTCAGCGCGCTCGTGCAGGCGCTCAAGCAGATGGCGGCCGACGGCGAGGATTATCCGCTGATCGGCGTCTGCCGCTCCGGCGCGGACTCCGCCGATTATAACGATGTGTACAGCCGGATCCCCGCCGAGTTCCGCAGCTCGCTGGAGATGCCGACCGACGAAGGCCATCCTCTCCCGGCGGCTTACTTGGTCTACGACGCCGACGGCAAGTCGGACACGAACGGCGAAAAGCTCTTCGATGGAAGCAGCGTCGTGATCCTTTCCTCGACGGACAACATCGCCACGGTCACTCCCGGCGGCGCGCATGGCGCGGCCATCACCAGCCGCAGCGGCGGTGACGCCTACGCCGCCTCGTGGGCGTCGGCGATCGACGCGCACCCGGCGATGGTCGTCATCGACAGCTGGAACGACTTCACGCACGGCACGGAGATTGCGCCTTCACGCCAGTACGCGCAGCAGTTTGTGGACCAGACGCGCCTGAAGACCATCGCCTTTAATGGCTCACGTCAGTGGCGCGCCAAATACCTGGCTGAAGCCGTCCCGCGCTCCATCCAGCAGAAGCGGCTCTATCAGATCCCGATCCGGATCGAAAACGCCGGCTCTCTGCCCTGGCGCGCCGGCGAAGATTACGCCCTCTGCCCGCGCTGGTACAAAGACGGCCGCCTCTACGACGACAGCGCGCCGCGCGTCCCGCTTGGCCGTAACGTCGCGCCCGGCGAGTCCATCACGCTCAGCGTCGGCGTCGTCGCGGTCAACGGCTACGGCGACAGCCTGGAAACCGGCGATTACACACTGGTCTTCGATATGGTGCAGGGAACGGATCGCTGGTTCTCGTACGCGTCGGATATTCCGCTGCAAGTCCCGGTCACGATCGTCAAAGCGGGCGACAACGCCGAGACATCCCGCCAGGACGTCACCTTCCTGAGTTCGTCGACGCCCACCGTGCTGGGCGCGGGCGCGACTTACGACACGGCGGTCACGCTGCGCAACGACGGAAGCGCCGCCTGGCCCGCCGGGAAGACCTCGCTGGTCTATAAGATCCAGCGCGTGAACGGCGACGCCGTCGAAGCCGTCTCGATCTCCGACGGCGTTCCGGTCTCCGCCGCTCCCGTGCTGCCCGGCCAGGTCGTCACCGTTCCCGTCCCGGTCGCCGCGTCGGCCGCCGGCAAGGGGCTGGCGCCGGGCGAATACCGGCTCCACTGGTACCTCAAGCCCTCGTCCGCCGATATCGTGACCGCCGGAACACACGACGAGTGGATCCAGGTCACGGACAGCGACTCCGCCGCCTCCTTCGTCCTCTCCGACGTCCCGCGCACCGCCAGCGCCGGCAAGGATACGGAAGCGCATCTCGCCCTACAAAACCTCGGCTCGACTATCTGGGCGAAGACCGACCGCAAGATCGGCTACCATTGGTACTACCTTGACGGGACGGAAGCCGCCTGGACCGGCGGCGTGTTCTCCCCGCTGACAAAGAGCGTTCCGCCAAACCGCGCGGACGGCGATATTGTCGCCAAGTTCCACGCGCCCGACCAGCCCGGCCGCTACGTCCTGGCCTGGGATGTTCAGCTTCCCGACGGTTCCTGGCAGTCCACCGCGCCGATCTCACGCGGCGCCGATCTCTACCCGATGATCATTACCGTCACCGGCAAGAACTCGTCCACGGTTCCGGTCGATCTGACATCCGCCGCGAACGCCGCCGGCATCTTTGGAAACGGCGCTGTGGACGGCGTGGACTTCGACGGCAAGGGCGGGGCTCTGCCCGCCGAGATGCTCCCGCCCGACGCCTCCGGCGAGCCCGAAATCAACGCGCTGCTCGCGCCCAAGCCCAGCGCCCCGCTCTATCCCGCCGGTTACTACGCCGGCCAGAGCGGCGCGGGCGACAAGTCCAACCACGCCCGAACGTTCCTCTTCCCCACCGGCAAGAACAACGTCGTCGTGTGCAAAGGCCAGCAGATCTCCCTGCCCGGCGGCAATTACAAGTCCATCCACCTGCTCGCCGCCGCCACCGGAGGCGCGCCCGTCACCGCCACCTTCAGCCCCGGCCCCTCATCCCCGTCCGCCAGCCTGCCCCTTCAGGACTGGCTCCAGGCGCCGACCGAAGGAACCGCCGGCTGGTGGTCGCCCTACCACATCGCCCAGGGCGTCCCCACCGCCGTCCCCTGCTACCTCGGCGACTACGCAATCGCCCTGGACGCGAACGTGAAGATCTCCACGCTGACCCTGCCGAACGATCCGTCGATCAAGATCGTGGCGATTAGCTTAGAGAAGTAG
- a CDS encoding tetratricopeptide repeat protein yields the protein MIRARFAAALVLVLCGTGSAHAASHAKRATGKAIPLQSSRAQVDGIVSSVVDDLWAQNDEYWHHGDYPRIIALDRVIVGADPHFLECYATGGWLMESMGALGDAEAFYQMGVRTNPDQSYAYFNLGEFYFNTLKDYKAAALVLRAGVRHKGYDINDWKTLAHAYERAGDIDNSVKTWKTIKAHWPNGVAVDHNLTRIVQIQKSGAGAAGRVSLPGPPPLP from the coding sequence ATGATCAGAGCCCGATTTGCCGCCGCGCTCGTTCTCGTTCTCTGTGGAACGGGAAGCGCGCACGCCGCCTCCCACGCAAAACGCGCGACGGGCAAGGCCATTCCGCTGCAGTCCAGCCGCGCGCAGGTTGACGGGATCGTCAGCTCCGTCGTGGACGACCTCTGGGCTCAGAACGACGAGTACTGGCACCATGGCGATTACCCGCGCATCATCGCGCTGGACCGGGTGATCGTCGGCGCCGATCCGCACTTTCTGGAGTGTTACGCCACCGGCGGCTGGCTGATGGAAAGCATGGGCGCGCTCGGCGACGCCGAAGCGTTCTATCAGATGGGAGTTCGCACCAACCCCGACCAGTCGTACGCCTATTTCAACCTCGGCGAGTTTTATTTCAACACGCTCAAGGATTACAAGGCGGCGGCGCTGGTCTTGCGCGCCGGCGTTCGGCATAAGGGATACGATATCAACGATTGGAAGACACTGGCGCACGCCTACGAGCGCGCCGGCGACATCGACAACAGCGTGAAGACCTGGAAGACGATCAAGGCGCACTGGCCGAACGGAGTCGCCGTCGATCATAATCTGACGCGGATCGTTCAAATTCAGAAGTCAGGCGCCGGAGCGGCCGGACGCGTGAGCCTGCCGGGGCCGCCGCCGCTTCCATGA
- a CDS encoding CPBP family intramembrane glutamic endopeptidase — MTTPPPSSQPAAAPQKRLRDVFPLWAWIVLVWWALFTYANSLTPLPPGVASRMAKAAEGRVDSDALQDLIQIDLGAKTAYAISLAHVGEPANPDPKTLQDALSKSEDLERETHNSISAARRVIVMRALLGKPPFAVSKAGAPLDAFDKDLSPLLSPEDRASAVHEGNVWTAALGSNTKPRVREALAVQVRALPNIRWWGAAGTAAVYKMAHNPVEAARWNAVARSRALRPLVGVGLIGIVRAGLTFLGLALLIALMVQYFERRNNPDAGSFWKIEPPAISTEARRIGAGELAGIFLIYLLTREVITVSVGGFAGIGHTHLLQFPGAASHFQSQLARLSDQQRTSVQILVEAVVYVVSALPPLVILMAMARARGASLANEIGWNARAKGANILYGFGGYAIASPLLLLVNWLGSIVFKHLASPANPVIPQIVTASGWFVPVTLLLLASVAAPFVEEILFRGVLMNAIFIRFGAWPAIIGSGLIFGFAHPVGVGEKLTISVLGMVFAWMAQTRQSLLPSMTAHFVNNFTTTLLLLAIMGG, encoded by the coding sequence ATGACCACTCCTCCCCCTTCTTCGCAGCCGGCGGCAGCGCCGCAAAAGCGCCTCCGCGACGTCTTTCCCCTTTGGGCGTGGATCGTTCTGGTGTGGTGGGCTTTGTTCACCTACGCCAACTCGCTGACGCCTCTTCCACCCGGCGTCGCCAGCCGCATGGCGAAGGCCGCCGAGGGCCGTGTGGACAGCGACGCCCTTCAGGATCTGATACAGATCGATCTGGGGGCCAAGACCGCCTACGCGATCTCGCTCGCCCATGTGGGCGAGCCCGCCAATCCCGATCCCAAAACTCTTCAGGACGCGCTTTCGAAATCGGAAGATTTGGAGCGGGAAACGCATAACTCGATCAGCGCCGCTCGGCGCGTGATCGTGATGCGCGCTCTGCTCGGCAAGCCCCCGTTCGCCGTCAGCAAAGCCGGCGCGCCGCTCGACGCATTCGACAAGGATCTGTCGCCCCTGCTCAGCCCGGAGGATCGAGCGAGCGCCGTCCACGAGGGCAATGTCTGGACCGCCGCGCTGGGGTCCAATACCAAGCCGCGCGTCCGGGAGGCGCTGGCCGTTCAGGTGCGGGCTCTTCCTAATATCCGCTGGTGGGGGGCCGCAGGCACGGCCGCCGTTTATAAAATGGCGCACAATCCCGTCGAAGCCGCGCGCTGGAACGCCGTCGCGCGCAGCCGCGCGCTGAGGCCGCTGGTCGGCGTGGGGTTGATTGGCATTGTCCGCGCCGGCTTGACGTTTCTCGGGCTGGCGCTCCTCATTGCGCTCATGGTCCAGTACTTCGAGCGGCGCAATAATCCCGACGCGGGCTCGTTTTGGAAAATCGAGCCGCCTGCGATCTCCACGGAAGCGCGCAGGATCGGCGCGGGGGAGCTTGCCGGCATTTTCCTGATCTATCTATTGACGCGGGAAGTCATTACGGTGAGTGTGGGAGGCTTCGCGGGAATCGGCCACACCCACTTGCTGCAATTTCCCGGCGCCGCCAGCCACTTTCAATCACAGCTCGCGAGGCTTTCGGATCAGCAGCGCACCAGCGTGCAGATCCTCGTGGAAGCCGTGGTGTATGTCGTGAGCGCCCTGCCGCCGCTCGTGATTTTGATGGCGATGGCGCGCGCGCGCGGCGCATCGCTGGCGAATGAAATCGGCTGGAACGCGCGCGCCAAGGGGGCCAATATCCTCTATGGCTTCGGCGGATACGCGATTGCGTCGCCGCTGCTGCTGCTGGTCAATTGGCTCGGCTCTATCGTCTTTAAGCACCTCGCGAGCCCCGCAAATCCGGTCATCCCTCAGATCGTCACGGCGTCCGGCTGGTTCGTGCCGGTCACGCTGCTGCTGCTCGCGTCCGTCGCGGCGCCGTTTGTCGAGGAGATCTTGTTCCGGGGCGTCTTGATGAACGCGATCTTCATTCGTTTTGGCGCATGGCCCGCGATTATTGGTTCGGGCTTGATCTTTGGATTCGCGCATCCGGTCGGGGTGGGGGAAAAGCTGACGATCTCCGTTCTGGGAATGGTGTTCGCCTGGATGGCGCAGACACGGCAGTCGCTGCTGCCGTCCATGACGGCGCACTTCGTCAACAACTTCACGACGACGCTGCTGCTGCTGGCGATCATGGGCGGATGA
- a CDS encoding DUF167 domain-containing protein produces MKKPAEPVQTRISVRLTPKASSNAVTDYADGVVTMRITAPPIEGAANAACCEFLAEALGVRKSQVSLVSGAKSRSKVLLVTEMPSDEAERRLTRLWETLRSAKRSSAE; encoded by the coding sequence ATGAAGAAGCCCGCCGAGCCGGTTCAGACCCGGATCTCCGTACGCCTGACTCCCAAAGCGTCGAGCAACGCCGTGACGGATTACGCGGACGGGGTGGTTACCATGCGGATCACCGCGCCGCCCATCGAAGGGGCGGCCAATGCGGCGTGCTGCGAGTTTCTGGCCGAGGCGCTGGGGGTGCGCAAGTCTCAGGTGAGCCTTGTCTCCGGCGCGAAGAGCCGGAGCAAGGTTTTGCTGGTTACAGAAATGCCTTCGGATGAGGCGGAGCGCCGTTTGACGCGGTTGTGGGAGACGCTCCGCTCGGCAAAGCGTTCATCAGCTGAGTGA
- a CDS encoding lytic transglycosylase domain-containing protein: MPDDISSIQSRISEIQQRIEALSPGAPAATPPAPGQQSFATTLQQAQQPTPVQGGLPVTSEAAALPSSIPTGGDIPISLPGLAVRARVPAASLGPLPSAPLTPTTDQIIPAATQHSASNYDDLIQKYAAKNGLDPSLVRAVIHTESGGDPKAVSRAGAMGLMQLMPANVREAGIDDAFDPEQNIAAGTQQLAGLMKQYGGDLDLTLAGYNAGPGNVRKYGGVPPFSETQNYIRKVKAAMER; encoded by the coding sequence ATGCCGGACGACATCAGCAGCATCCAAAGCCGTATTTCCGAAATTCAGCAGCGCATCGAAGCTCTCAGCCCCGGCGCCCCGGCGGCCACGCCCCCCGCGCCCGGCCAGCAGAGCTTCGCCACGACCTTGCAGCAGGCGCAGCAGCCCACGCCGGTCCAGGGCGGCCTCCCGGTAACATCCGAAGCCGCCGCGCTTCCATCCTCGATCCCGACGGGCGGCGACATCCCGATCTCCCTTCCCGGCCTCGCCGTGCGCGCTCGCGTTCCCGCCGCGTCTCTCGGCCCGCTGCCCTCCGCGCCGCTCACGCCGACCACGGACCAGATCATCCCGGCCGCGACGCAGCACAGCGCCTCCAACTATGATGACTTGATCCAGAAATACGCCGCCAAAAACGGCCTGGATCCCTCGCTCGTCCGCGCCGTGATCCACACGGAATCCGGCGGCGACCCCAAAGCCGTCTCCCGCGCCGGCGCCATGGGCCTGATGCAGTTGATGCCCGCAAACGTCCGCGAAGCCGGCATCGACGACGCCTTTGATCCCGAGCAGAATATCGCGGCTGGAACCCAGCAGCTCGCCGGCCTCATGAAACAATACGGCGGCGACTTGGATCTCACCCTCGCCGGATACAACGCCGGCCCCGGCAACGTGCGAAAATACGGCGGCGTCCCGCCGTTTTCGGAGACGCAGAATTACATTCGCAAGGTGAAGGCGGCGATGGAGCGGTAA
- the fliJ gene encoding flagellar export protein FliJ: MKNFRFRLQTVLEQRERQEKAAQQSFAEADMAYRRADALLDELREIRAAILEELCARRDAAFDPAETRMYQEYLQTVTTNIRGQEAHVRDLVVAREAFKLNMIDAAQNRQALDKVKDKAKTAHAQQAERKMQLELDELVSSRFTHRRTQE; encoded by the coding sequence ATGAAGAACTTTAGGTTCCGTCTTCAAACCGTCTTAGAGCAGCGCGAGCGTCAGGAAAAGGCGGCGCAGCAGAGTTTCGCCGAAGCGGATATGGCTTACCGACGGGCCGACGCCCTGCTGGATGAACTGCGCGAGATCCGCGCGGCGATCCTGGAGGAGCTGTGCGCGCGGCGCGACGCGGCCTTCGATCCCGCCGAAACCCGAATGTATCAAGAGTACCTTCAAACGGTCACCACCAATATCCGGGGTCAAGAGGCCCACGTCCGCGATCTGGTCGTGGCGCGCGAGGCGTTCAAGCTCAACATGATCGACGCCGCTCAAAACCGGCAGGCTCTGGACAAGGTCAAGGACAAAGCCAAAACGGCGCACGCCCAGCAGGCCGAGCGCAAAATGCAGCTGGAGCTCGACGAGCTGGTGAGCTCGCGCTTCACGCATCGACGAACGCAGGAGTAA
- the fliI gene encoding flagellar protein export ATPase FliI has product MASQLTVPADAPPEIDLGKYQSMVSRLDTVRANGLVSQVIGLVVESIGPTVQVGEICEIRHGGRNAPVIKAEVVGFKSNRVLLMPLGEMAGIKPGSEVVATGHTQHTIVGDHLLGRILDGLGEPADGKGSLSTHGSRHYPINAAPPNALTRKRITEPIQLGIRAIDGLLTLGKGQRMGIFAGSGVGKSTVLGMIARNTTADINVICLVGERGREVREFVESDLGPEGLSRSVLVIATSDQPPLVRLKAPFIATTIAEYFRDRGKDVMLMMDSVTRFAMAQREVGLAVGEPPATRGYTPSVFAILPKLLERAGASDKGTITALYTVLVEGDDENEPIADTVRGILDGHIWLSRDLAARNHYPAIEVSRSVSRVMPQVTDPEQRKAAGQLREMMSTYREAEDLINIGAYAEGSNPRIDASRRMIEPIRAFLRQGVHEKNSFDETVAALEGMFENEEL; this is encoded by the coding sequence ATGGCGAGCCAACTGACAGTTCCTGCGGACGCACCGCCGGAGATCGATCTGGGCAAGTATCAGTCGATGGTCAGCCGTCTGGACACCGTGCGCGCCAACGGATTGGTCAGCCAGGTCATCGGCCTGGTCGTCGAGAGCATCGGTCCCACCGTTCAGGTCGGCGAGATCTGCGAGATCCGCCACGGCGGCCGCAACGCTCCGGTCATCAAGGCGGAAGTGGTCGGATTCAAATCCAACCGCGTCCTACTGATGCCGCTCGGCGAGATGGCGGGGATCAAGCCTGGCTCGGAAGTCGTCGCGACAGGGCATACGCAGCACACGATCGTCGGCGACCATCTGCTGGGACGCATTCTGGACGGTCTGGGCGAACCGGCCGACGGCAAGGGCAGCCTGTCGACGCATGGCTCGCGCCACTACCCGATCAACGCCGCGCCGCCGAACGCGCTCACCCGAAAACGCATCACCGAGCCGATCCAGCTCGGCATCCGCGCGATCGACGGCCTTTTGACACTGGGCAAGGGCCAGCGTATGGGCATCTTCGCCGGCTCGGGCGTCGGCAAGAGCACGGTGCTGGGCATGATCGCCCGCAACACCACGGCCGATATTAATGTGATCTGCCTGGTTGGAGAGCGCGGCCGTGAAGTGCGCGAGTTCGTGGAAAGCGACCTCGGCCCGGAAGGACTTAGCCGATCCGTGCTGGTCATTGCGACCTCCGATCAGCCGCCGCTGGTCCGTCTGAAGGCGCCGTTCATCGCGACCACGATCGCCGAGTATTTCCGGGACCGGGGCAAGGACGTCATGCTGATGATGGATTCGGTCACCCGCTTCGCGATGGCGCAGCGCGAGGTCGGCCTCGCGGTCGGCGAGCCGCCGGCCACGCGCGGCTATACGCCAAGCGTCTTCGCGATCCTGCCCAAACTCCTGGAGCGCGCCGGCGCCAGCGACAAGGGCACGATCACCGCGCTTTATACGGTGCTGGTGGAAGGCGACGACGAGAACGAGCCGATCGCCGATACCGTGCGCGGAATTCTGGACGGCCATATCTGGCTTTCGCGCGATTTGGCGGCGCGCAACCACTATCCGGCGATCGAGGTCTCCCGCAGCGTCTCCCGCGTCATGCCGCAGGTGACCGATCCCGAGCAGCGCAAAGCCGCCGGCCAGCTGCGCGAGATGATGTCCACCTACCGAGAAGCGGAGGATTTGATCAATATCGGCGCCTACGCCGAAGGCAGCAACCCACGGATCGACGCGTCCCGACGAATGATCGAGCCGATCCGCGCATTCCTGCGACAGGGCGTCCACGAGAAAAACTCGTTCGACGAAACCGTCGCGGCACTTGAAGGAATGTTCGAGAATGAAGAACTTTAG
- a CDS encoding FliH/SctL family protein, with product MASVTSFMDLLQPLTPAEPKPARGAQAPVEPAPDISAMLENARAEANKIVADARRAAEEIREDARAQAEAMREAAWQEGRHSGEEAARAEIGEELRGEWISYREGLREDFQAIADEIVEGRRQLWERQETEMLELVLTIARQVIKTEVKENPDVVMSIIRNALRRVVDKENVRIRVAMSDSARVRGAKDDIMSIVDGLRHLEIIDDRRVGEGGCVIETNAGTIDAKIETQLAEVERTIIQSEELETE from the coding sequence ATGGCCTCCGTCACTTCATTCATGGACTTGCTTCAGCCGCTGACGCCCGCCGAGCCCAAGCCCGCGCGCGGCGCGCAGGCCCCCGTGGAGCCGGCGCCCGATATCAGCGCCATGCTGGAGAACGCCCGCGCCGAAGCGAACAAAATCGTCGCCGACGCCCGCCGGGCCGCCGAGGAGATCCGCGAGGACGCCCGCGCCCAGGCGGAAGCGATGCGGGAAGCGGCGTGGCAAGAAGGGCGTCACTCCGGTGAGGAAGCCGCGCGCGCCGAGATCGGCGAGGAGCTGCGCGGAGAATGGATCTCCTACCGAGAAGGGCTGCGCGAGGATTTCCAGGCGATTGCCGACGAGATCGTCGAGGGCCGCCGGCAGCTTTGGGAGCGCCAGGAAACGGAGATGCTGGAGCTTGTCCTGACCATCGCCCGCCAGGTGATCAAGACGGAAGTCAAGGAAAATCCCGATGTCGTGATGTCGATCATTCGAAACGCCCTGCGGCGCGTCGTGGACAAGGAAAACGTGCGGATCCGCGTCGCGATGTCGGACTCCGCGCGAGTGCGCGGCGCCAAGGACGATATCATGAGTATCGTGGACGGTCTGCGCCACCTGGAGATTATCGACGACCGGCGCGTCGGCGAAGGCGGCTGTGTCATTGAGACAAACGCCGGCACCATCGACGCCAAGATCGAGACCCAGCTTGCGGAAGTCGAGCGCACGATCATTCAAAGCGAAGAGCTGGAGACCGAATAA
- the fliG gene encoding flagellar motor switch protein FliG → MAIRPQPLNNRQKAAILLVALGPESASQIYQYLTPDEIENLTVEIARMGKVTADIRETIIEEFHELCVAQEFIAEGGIDAAREMLITAFGAERAGAIVDRVLQALQVMPFDFLKKADASQIATFIQNEHPQTIALIMAYLQPSQAAAILSGLPQDLRAEVARRIATLDKTPPEVIREVESVLQRKLSSVVSTDFSHAGGVKSLVDVLNWVDRSTEKTILESLAESNPEIAEEVKKLMFVFEDIILLDDRAIQQVLKEVDTKELAVALKGVGENTQARIYKNMSERAAAMMKEEMEFMGPVRLRAVEESQQRIVNIIRKLEEAGEIIVARGGGEEMIA, encoded by the coding sequence ATGGCCATACGACCGCAACCACTCAATAACCGACAAAAAGCCGCGATCCTGCTGGTTGCCCTGGGACCGGAATCCGCCAGCCAGATCTATCAATACCTGACCCCGGACGAGATCGAAAACTTGACGGTTGAGATCGCCCGCATGGGCAAAGTCACCGCCGATATTCGTGAAACCATTATTGAGGAGTTCCATGAGCTGTGCGTCGCGCAGGAGTTTATCGCCGAAGGCGGCATCGACGCCGCCCGCGAAATGCTGATCACGGCGTTCGGCGCCGAGCGCGCCGGAGCGATCGTCGACCGCGTGCTGCAAGCCCTGCAAGTCATGCCGTTCGACTTCCTGAAGAAGGCCGACGCCTCACAGATCGCGACGTTTATCCAGAACGAGCACCCGCAGACGATCGCTCTGATCATGGCGTACCTTCAGCCCAGCCAGGCGGCCGCCATTCTGTCCGGATTGCCGCAGGACCTGCGCGCCGAAGTCGCCCGCCGCATCGCCACGCTCGACAAAACTCCGCCGGAAGTCATTCGCGAGGTGGAAAGCGTGCTCCAGCGCAAACTCTCCTCCGTCGTCTCCACGGACTTCTCACACGCCGGCGGCGTCAAATCGCTGGTGGACGTGCTCAACTGGGTCGATCGCTCCACAGAGAAGACGATCCTCGAATCGCTTGCCGAAAGCAACCCGGAGATCGCCGAGGAAGTCAAGAAGCTGATGTTCGTGTTCGAGGACATCATTCTGCTCGACGACCGAGCGATCCAGCAGGTGCTCAAGGAAGTGGACACCAAGGAGCTGGCCGTGGCGCTCAAGGGGGTCGGCGAAAACACGCAGGCGCGCATCTACAAGAACATGTCCGAGCGCGCCGCCGCGATGATGAAGGAAGAGATGGAGTTCATGGGACCGGTGCGTCTGCGCGCGGTGGAAGAATCGCAGCAGCGGATCGTCAACATTATCCGCAAACTGGAGGAAGCCGGAGAGATTATCGTCGCCCGCGGCGGCGGCGAGGAGATGATTGCTTAA